In Salinigranum marinum, one DNA window encodes the following:
- a CDS encoding mechanosensitive ion channel family protein: MQSSVGFLTDLVQGTVTEIQRGLVDALPKLIMALVFLSIAYVGIRLALRLVHGALDAVYPAEQDLIVNLATTVVGVFLWFAAALTLLKILGMGDIAASLGTAAGFIALGVSYALSSMIADTVAGVYLLRDPDFTPEDRVTADGVTGEVRDIGLRKSRFRLDDGDTVVVANSAVEKKWTLEGEPEQGAQVVDGSP; encoded by the coding sequence ATGCAGTCGTCCGTCGGCTTCCTGACCGACCTCGTGCAGGGGACCGTCACCGAGATTCAGCGAGGGCTCGTCGACGCGCTTCCGAAACTCATCATGGCGCTTGTCTTTCTCAGCATCGCCTACGTCGGGATCCGACTCGCGCTCCGTCTGGTCCACGGCGCGCTCGACGCCGTCTACCCCGCCGAACAGGACCTCATCGTGAACCTCGCGACCACGGTCGTCGGGGTGTTCCTCTGGTTCGCCGCCGCGCTCACGCTGTTGAAGATCCTGGGGATGGGGGACATCGCCGCCAGTCTCGGGACCGCCGCCGGCTTCATCGCCCTGGGCGTCTCCTACGCCCTGTCGAGCATGATCGCCGACACGGTCGCCGGGGTCTACCTGCTCCGCGACCCCGACTTCACCCCCGAGGACCGCGTCACCGCCGATGGAGTCACGGGCGAGGTACGGGATATCGGTCTCCGCAAGAGCCGCTTTCGACTCGACGACGGCGACACGGTCGTGGTGGCGAACAGCGCCGTCGAGAAGAAGTGGACGCTCGAAGGTGAGCCCGAACAGGGAGCCCAGGTGGTCGACGGGAGTCCGTAG
- a CDS encoding 6-carboxytetrahydropterin synthase yields the protein MYTVTVVRPLIAQHFLTVPDPGPEGELHSHHFRLEVELAGEELNEYDYLVDIDEVEAALDTIEARYADETLNSLPEFEGYNPSVERFARVVHERFAGAVSTDGVDRLTVTVWEDDVANAAYAAAPTS from the coding sequence ATGTACACCGTCACGGTCGTCCGTCCGCTCATCGCCCAGCACTTCCTCACCGTCCCCGACCCCGGCCCGGAAGGGGAGTTGCACTCACACCACTTCCGGCTGGAGGTCGAACTCGCGGGCGAGGAGCTGAACGAGTACGACTACCTCGTCGACATCGACGAGGTGGAGGCGGCCCTCGACACGATCGAGGCGCGCTACGCCGACGAGACGCTCAACTCCCTCCCGGAGTTCGAGGGGTACAACCCGAGCGTCGAGCGCTTCGCCCGCGTCGTCCACGAGCGGTTCGCCGGGGCGGTCTCGACGGACGGGGTCGACCGGCTCACCGTCACCGTCTGGGAGGACGACGTCGCCAACGCCGCGTACGCCGCCGCCCCCACCTCGTAG
- a CDS encoding DUF998 domain-containing protein — translation MTGFDRQSTERGTGTVTEYSDVRERFAAGALLFVVGVVALMGIITAEAFYPGYNAGVQEISDLGATRPPNSVVVEPAATVFNATMIVSGLLVLGATRFVHRTFGDRPLTVVLGLFGLGVLGVGVFDGSEAPMHGISALLTFFTGGLSALVAARVITTPFRLLSVAIGGFVLALLVSVIGFGLLGVPHPLSFLGLGGIERYVAYPVLLWLLGFGGYLMAPAPPTDRPSA, via the coding sequence ATGACGGGATTCGACCGACAGTCCACGGAGCGCGGGACCGGAACGGTGACCGAGTACAGCGACGTCCGCGAGCGGTTCGCCGCCGGCGCGCTCCTGTTCGTCGTCGGCGTGGTCGCGCTCATGGGGATCATCACGGCCGAGGCGTTCTACCCGGGGTACAACGCCGGCGTACAGGAGATCAGCGACCTCGGCGCGACGCGGCCGCCGAACAGCGTCGTCGTCGAACCCGCCGCGACGGTGTTCAACGCCACCATGATCGTGTCCGGGCTGTTGGTCCTCGGGGCGACCCGCTTCGTCCACCGGACGTTCGGCGACCGGCCGCTCACCGTCGTGCTCGGCCTCTTCGGGCTGGGTGTGCTGGGCGTCGGCGTCTTCGACGGGAGCGAGGCACCCATGCACGGGATCAGTGCCCTCCTCACTTTCTTCACCGGTGGGCTGTCGGCGCTCGTCGCCGCCCGGGTGATCACGACGCCGTTCCGGCTCCTCTCGGTGGCGATCGGTGGGTTCGTCCTCGCCCTGCTGGTGAGCGTCATCGGCTTCGGACTGCTCGGTGTGCCGCATCCCCTGTCGTTCCTCGGACTGGGCGGGATCGAACGCTACGTCGCGTACCCGGTGTTGCTGTGGCTCCTCGGCTTCGGCGGCTACCTCATGGCCCCCGCGCCACCGACCGACCGTCCGTCGGCCTGA
- a CDS encoding glycosyltransferase family 4 protein → MPGDFDTTSGGFRYDRRLVASLRDAGDEVTVHSVPWRRYPFGLADAPRTPLARFASGTDVVVVDELAHPTFVALEAETPVVALVHHLRCDEGRADAPLARALERRFLSRVDAAVCTSSATARSVRELVSTALGPGSADGPTGVPTVVAPPTDDQFDPDVAAAEIDDRAAADPFRVVFVGSVLPRKRPLALVDALSGLEGEWTATLVGPQPDATYADRVRRRCRRRGVTERVTLTGPLSTGELAGVLRRSHVLALPSAHEGFGIAALEGMGFGLPAVVTHSGGATDLVTHGETGVLVPPDGVGAVYAALSTLASDRDRLARMGRAALERHQAHPPWPETVARVRAFLSGVVDGQADRQSAVVAE, encoded by the coding sequence GTGCCGGGCGACTTCGACACCACCTCGGGTGGCTTTCGGTACGACCGCCGGCTCGTCGCCTCGCTCCGCGACGCGGGCGACGAGGTCACCGTCCACTCGGTGCCCTGGCGGCGCTACCCGTTCGGCCTCGCCGACGCCCCCCGGACGCCGCTCGCGCGGTTCGCGTCGGGTACGGACGTGGTCGTCGTCGACGAACTCGCCCACCCGACGTTCGTTGCCCTGGAGGCGGAGACGCCCGTGGTCGCGCTCGTCCATCATCTCCGTTGCGACGAGGGGCGCGCCGACGCGCCGTTGGCCCGGGCGCTCGAACGGCGGTTTCTCTCCCGCGTCGACGCCGCGGTCTGTACGAGTTCGGCGACCGCCCGCTCGGTCCGCGAACTGGTCTCGACTGCCCTCGGGCCGGGCAGCGCCGATGGACCGACCGGCGTGCCGACAGTCGTCGCGCCGCCGACCGACGACCAGTTCGATCCCGACGTCGCCGCCGCTGAGATCGACGACCGCGCCGCAGCCGACCCCTTTCGCGTCGTCTTCGTCGGGTCGGTCCTGCCTCGGAAACGACCGCTCGCGCTCGTCGACGCGCTGTCGGGGCTGGAGGGAGAGTGGACAGCCACGCTCGTCGGACCCCAGCCCGACGCCACGTACGCCGATCGGGTCCGCCGGCGCTGTCGCCGTCGAGGGGTCACAGAGCGCGTGACGCTGACGGGACCCCTCTCGACCGGCGAACTCGCCGGGGTGCTCCGCCGGAGCCACGTCCTCGCGCTCCCCTCCGCTCACGAGGGGTTCGGCATCGCCGCCCTCGAAGGGATGGGCTTCGGGCTCCCCGCGGTGGTGACCCACTCGGGCGGCGCGACCGACCTCGTCACCCACGGCGAGACGGGCGTCCTCGTGCCGCCAGACGGCGTCGGTGCCGTCTACGCGGCGCTGTCGACGCTCGCGTCCGACCGGGACCGTCTCGCGCGGATGGGGCGGGCGGCGCTGGAGCGGCACCAGGCACATCCGCCGTGGCCGGAGACGGTCGCGCGGGTCCGGGCGTTCCTCTCGGGCGTCGTCGACGGCCAGGCCGACCGCCAGTCGGCGGTGGTGGCGGAATGA
- the sufS gene encoding bifunctional cysteine desulfurase/selenocysteine lyase SufS, with protein sequence METQESYPLDVETVRRDFPILDRQVGGDLETPGEGPDDTTPLVYLDNAATSHTPEPVVEAICDYYRGYNSNVHRGIHHLSQEASVAYERAHDRVAEFIGARGREEVVFTKNTTESMNLVAYAWGLSELGPDDSVVLTEMEHHASLVTWQQIAKKTGAEVRYIRVDDAGYLDMNHARELIDESTAMVSVVHISNTLGTINPVSDLADMAHEVGAYVFVDGAQSVPTRPVDVQSIDADFFAFSGHKMCGPTGIGVLYGKEHVLEAMEPYLYGGEMIRKVTYEESTWEDLPWKFEAGTPPIAQGVALHAAVDYLDDLGMENVQAHEDLLTEYAYDRLTAFDDVTVYGPPGDDRGGLVAFNVDGVHAHDLSSILNDYGVAIRAGDHCTQPLHDKLGVAASARASFYVYNTREEVDALVEAVDEARQLFA encoded by the coding sequence ATGGAAACGCAGGAGTCGTACCCCCTCGACGTCGAGACGGTCCGTCGGGACTTTCCCATCCTCGACCGGCAGGTCGGTGGTGACCTGGAGACGCCCGGCGAGGGCCCTGACGACACGACCCCCCTCGTCTACCTCGACAACGCCGCGACGAGCCACACCCCCGAACCGGTCGTAGAGGCGATCTGCGACTACTACCGCGGCTACAACTCGAACGTCCACCGCGGCATCCACCACCTGAGCCAGGAAGCCTCCGTGGCGTACGAGCGCGCCCACGACCGCGTCGCCGAGTTCATCGGCGCTCGGGGGAGAGAGGAGGTCGTCTTCACGAAGAACACCACCGAGTCGATGAACCTCGTCGCGTACGCGTGGGGGCTCTCCGAACTCGGCCCGGACGACTCGGTCGTCCTCACCGAGATGGAACACCACGCGTCGCTCGTCACCTGGCAGCAGATCGCGAAGAAGACCGGTGCCGAGGTCCGGTACATCCGCGTCGACGACGCGGGGTATCTGGACATGAACCACGCCCGCGAGCTCATCGACGAGTCGACCGCGATGGTCTCCGTCGTGCACATCTCGAACACGCTCGGGACGATCAACCCCGTCTCCGATCTCGCGGACATGGCCCACGAGGTCGGCGCGTACGTCTTCGTCGACGGCGCACAGTCCGTCCCGACCCGCCCCGTTGACGTCCAGTCGATCGACGCCGACTTCTTCGCCTTCTCGGGGCACAAGATGTGCGGGCCGACGGGCATCGGCGTCCTCTACGGGAAGGAGCACGTCCTCGAAGCGATGGAGCCGTACCTGTACGGCGGGGAGATGATCCGGAAGGTGACGTACGAGGAGTCGACGTGGGAGGACCTCCCGTGGAAGTTCGAGGCCGGCACGCCGCCCATCGCCCAGGGCGTCGCCCTGCACGCCGCCGTCGACTACCTCGACGACCTCGGCATGGAGAACGTCCAGGCCCACGAGGACCTCCTCACCGAGTACGCGTACGACCGGCTGACGGCGTTCGACGACGTCACGGTGTACGGCCCGCCGGGCGACGACCGCGGCGGCCTCGTGGCGTTCAACGTCGACGGCGTCCACGCCCACGACCTCTCGTCGATCCTGAACGACTACGGCGTGGCGATCCGCGCCGGCGACCACTGCACCCAGCCGCTCCACGACAAACTCGGTGTCGCGGCCTCCGCGCGCGCTTCCTTTTACGTCTACAACACGCGCGAGGAGGTCGACGCCCTGGTGGAGGCGGTCGACGAGGCGCGACAGCTCTTCGCCTGA
- a CDS encoding DoxX family protein — translation MAYQPGTRLKNEFAFGVDGPLAGYWIAMLRVLTGWWFLHAGVTKLIEDGLAFTYGTAYMQGMTGTALGPIPVWMGNNLAWLIEPGVPLFETLIGLALMAGALTRLAAFGGVVFMTLFWVGNAGFGHGLVNSDLMGLLLFVTLMVFAAGRCYGLDAIIEKTGFVERHPKLRYLLG, via the coding sequence ATGGCGTACCAACCTGGAACTCGGCTAAAAAACGAGTTCGCATTCGGCGTCGACGGGCCGCTGGCGGGTTACTGGATCGCGATGCTGCGCGTCCTGACCGGCTGGTGGTTCCTCCACGCGGGCGTGACGAAGCTCATCGAGGACGGCCTGGCGTTCACCTACGGCACGGCCTACATGCAGGGGATGACCGGCACGGCGCTCGGGCCCATCCCCGTCTGGATGGGAAACAACCTCGCGTGGCTCATCGAGCCGGGCGTCCCGCTGTTCGAGACGCTCATCGGCCTGGCGCTGATGGCCGGCGCCCTGACGCGACTGGCGGCCTTCGGCGGAGTCGTCTTCATGACCCTGTTCTGGGTCGGCAACGCCGGGTTCGGCCACGGGCTCGTCAACAGCGACCTGATGGGACTGCTGTTGTTCGTCACGTTGATGGTGTTCGCGGCGGGGCGGTGCTACGGCCTCGACGCGATCATCGAGAAGACCGGATTCGTCGAACGCCACCCGAAGCTCCGATACCTGCTCGGTTGA
- the sufU gene encoding Fe-S cluster assembly sulfur transfer protein SufU gives MGMGSDMYRQQILDHYKNPRNYGEIEDPTFTHEGENPSCGDTIRVDVTLEDDGETIEYAAFSGDGCAISQASASMLTSRLQGMTLSELDALDTDDVTEMLGVDISPMRIKCAVLARQVAQDGARIHEGDLDVDHTTTEE, from the coding sequence ATGGGTATGGGTTCGGACATGTACCGGCAGCAGATCCTTGACCACTACAAGAACCCCCGGAACTACGGGGAGATCGAGGACCCCACGTTCACCCACGAGGGGGAGAACCCCTCCTGTGGCGACACCATCCGCGTCGATGTGACACTCGAAGACGACGGCGAGACCATCGAGTACGCCGCGTTCAGCGGCGACGGCTGTGCCATCTCGCAGGCGTCGGCGTCGATGCTCACCTCCCGGCTGCAGGGGATGACGCTCTCGGAGCTGGACGCGCTCGACACCGACGACGTCACGGAGATGCTCGGGGTCGACATCAGCCCGATGCGGATCAAGTGCGCCGTCCTCGCACGACAGGTCGCCCAGGACGGGGCCCGCATCCACGAGGGCGACCTCGACGTCGACCACACCACGACCGAGGAGTAG
- a CDS encoding DUF424 domain-containing protein produces the protein MLLRERDTPEGLLVSVCDADCLGETFEQGPVSLDVTEEFYGGDEAREADPETVVDSLTRATTANIVGERAVSVAIDAGLVDEERVLEVEGTLHAQLLWLR, from the coding sequence ATGCTGCTCCGAGAGCGCGACACCCCCGAGGGACTGCTCGTGTCGGTCTGTGACGCCGACTGCCTCGGCGAAACGTTCGAGCAGGGGCCCGTCTCGCTCGACGTCACCGAGGAGTTTTACGGCGGCGACGAGGCGCGGGAGGCGGACCCCGAGACGGTCGTCGACAGCCTCACGCGGGCGACGACGGCCAACATCGTCGGCGAGCGCGCCGTGTCGGTGGCGATCGACGCGGGGCTCGTCGACGAGGAGCGCGTCCTCGAGGTCGAAGGGACGCTCCACGCACAGCTGTTGTGGCTGCGGTAG
- a CDS encoding tetratricopeptide repeat protein produces the protein MTDDGDPPNRHRFSEGQGVDADYDEFTLDPPELKVDPTKVDPVDSRVLADILDRRNIDRDDVDAGDLLEVGLSYMGINRYEEATETFARAARFAEEDSLDAQEAWVNKGVAHAELEEYDEAIGAYQEALRIDDDSEHAASAETNLAYALWEFGHTEEALDHAERAVEIDPRFPQAWYNRGFFLSERGLFEDAVTAFDNAIRLGMRSAEVLEEKALALEELGEDEEAERAQERADELREKREERLVEDR, from the coding sequence CGACGCCGATTACGACGAGTTCACGCTCGACCCACCGGAGTTGAAAGTCGACCCGACGAAGGTCGATCCGGTCGACTCCCGGGTCCTCGCCGACATCCTCGACCGTCGGAACATCGACCGCGACGACGTCGACGCGGGGGACCTCCTCGAAGTCGGCCTCTCGTACATGGGGATCAACCGATACGAGGAGGCAACCGAGACGTTCGCCCGCGCCGCGCGCTTCGCCGAGGAGGACTCGCTCGACGCCCAGGAGGCGTGGGTGAACAAGGGCGTCGCACACGCCGAACTGGAGGAGTACGACGAGGCGATCGGCGCGTACCAGGAGGCGCTGCGGATCGACGACGACTCCGAACACGCCGCCTCGGCGGAGACCAACCTCGCGTACGCCCTCTGGGAGTTCGGCCACACCGAGGAGGCGCTCGACCACGCCGAACGAGCGGTCGAGATCGACCCGCGCTTCCCGCAGGCGTGGTACAACCGGGGCTTTTTCCTCTCCGAACGCGGCCTCTTCGAGGACGCCGTCACCGCCTTCGACAACGCCATTCGGCTCGGAATGCGAAGCGCCGAAGTGCTGGAGGAGAAGGCGCTCGCCCTCGAGGAACTGGGCGAGGACGAGGAGGCCGAACGGGCGCAGGAACGCGCCGACGAACTGCGCGAAAAACGCGAGGAGCGGCTCGTCGAGGACCGGTAG